One Mucilaginibacter ginkgonis genomic region harbors:
- a CDS encoding 3-oxoacyl-ACP synthase: protein MNELKQQLYNYCRSYAQNRVDILTDAIESARQSAAEDTKSSAGDKYETGREMLQQETNRNTTLLNEANKLLVVLNRISTTGISKTADGGSIVVTDNGNFYLAVSAGTAIVAGTSYFTVSQASPIGQKLTGKKPGDTFEMNGKIYKVKEVQ from the coding sequence ATGAATGAGCTTAAACAACAACTATATAACTACTGCAGGTCATACGCCCAAAACAGGGTAGATATCCTGACCGACGCGATTGAATCTGCCCGGCAATCTGCTGCAGAAGATACTAAAAGCAGCGCGGGCGATAAGTATGAAACCGGGCGTGAAATGCTGCAGCAGGAAACTAACCGCAATACCACATTGCTGAACGAAGCCAACAAGCTATTGGTTGTGCTCAACAGGATATCTACCACAGGCATTTCAAAGACAGCAGACGGTGGCAGTATAGTAGTCACAGACAATGGCAACTTTTATTTAGCCGTAAGCGCCGGGACAGCGATTGTAGCCGGCACATCTTATTTCACCGTTTCGCAGGCGTCACCAATCGGGCAAAAGCTTACAGGTAAAAAGCCCGGCGACACATTTGAAATGAATGGCAAAATATATAAGGTTAAAGAAGTGCAGTAG
- a CDS encoding transglycosylase domain-containing protein gives MHRLNPKYIRIALFVLAGLVVLFIIGGSIVFSKREALLQSAIAKAKAKAKRDYNLDVKIGSAKFTGLSSVAFSNISIVPDQRDSLLHIDTFNVSVKVLPLVFGTVKLSEVTLHNGFLSLVSKNGVRNFDFLFKKKKDSTSTGKADLGVLANNVVNGILFKIPDDLDLRNFNMSFADDSNTVSLNAKTARIKNGQLNSTILVNNGESTWHFAGKMQSSDKKIDVKWYADNKKVELPLIEKKFRLKLNFDTLNTRLVKFDRSGGETQIYGYYGIRNLLIYHPAVTPNNIVVPNGSIDANLFVGENFIRMDSSSVIRIKNLEARPYIKYTVKPHKIYEMKINTGWIDAQNLWNSFPTGMFDSLEGMRVSGKLNYKLNFYLDTKDPDNVQFDSRLDKENFKILKYGKTDFDKLNHEFVYTPYEKEKPMPSRVIGPSNPYYTPLENIAPDLRNAVMTAEDPSFYRNNGFVEEALRKSIATDFKEKKFKRGGSTISMQLVKNAFLSRQKTLSRKIEEILIVWMINNAGLMSKNRMLEVYFNIIEWGRNVYGIGEASHYYFDKSPSQLSLGESIYLASIVPKPKSGLYAFLSDGSLRPGLHGYFNLIGRLMAKNGMTEPDTSAYGFYMVRVKPSLRPAPSVDTNPAVIDSLMKAPADDDQTGVVPMPAPEPVKTEEKKPGFFSRLFGGGKRDSTKDVQQDSAKAEKQRQRDLKNEQKRLEKERKKLLHERGY, from the coding sequence ATGCATCGCCTCAATCCTAAATACATCCGTATTGCTCTTTTTGTACTTGCCGGTCTTGTTGTGTTGTTTATTATTGGCGGAAGTATAGTCTTTTCTAAGCGTGAGGCACTACTTCAAAGCGCCATTGCCAAAGCTAAAGCAAAAGCAAAGCGCGACTATAATTTAGATGTAAAAATAGGGAGTGCCAAGTTTACCGGGCTTAGTTCGGTCGCCTTTTCCAATATCTCCATCGTGCCTGATCAGCGCGACAGCTTGCTGCATATCGATACATTTAATGTTAGCGTAAAGGTTTTGCCACTCGTTTTTGGAACGGTTAAACTATCTGAAGTTACGCTGCATAACGGCTTTCTAAGCTTGGTAAGTAAAAACGGCGTACGCAATTTTGATTTCTTGTTTAAAAAGAAGAAAGACAGCACATCTACCGGTAAAGCAGACCTTGGGGTGCTGGCAAACAATGTTGTTAATGGTATCCTATTTAAAATTCCGGACGATCTGGACCTGAGAAACTTTAACATGAGTTTCGCGGATGACAGCAACACCGTTAGCCTGAACGCTAAAACGGCGCGGATCAAAAACGGTCAGCTTAATTCTACCATATTGGTGAATAACGGCGAGTCGACGTGGCACTTTGCAGGTAAAATGCAATCGTCTGATAAGAAAATTGACGTGAAGTGGTATGCAGACAACAAAAAGGTTGAGCTGCCGCTGATCGAAAAAAAATTCAGGCTGAAGCTAAACTTCGACACACTAAATACACGCCTGGTTAAGTTTGACCGCAGCGGTGGTGAAACACAGATATACGGTTACTACGGTATCCGCAATTTGCTGATTTATCATCCGGCAGTAACACCTAACAATATCGTGGTGCCAAACGGCAGCATCGATGCCAACCTGTTTGTCGGCGAAAACTTTATCCGCATGGATAGCTCTTCGGTGATCCGCATTAAAAACCTGGAAGCCCGGCCATATATCAAGTATACTGTTAAGCCGCACAAGATCTATGAGATGAAGATTAACACCGGGTGGATCGATGCGCAAAACCTGTGGAACTCTTTCCCAACGGGCATGTTCGACTCGCTGGAAGGAATGCGTGTAAGCGGAAAGCTGAATTACAAGCTTAACTTTTACCTGGACACTAAAGACCCGGATAATGTCCAGTTCGATTCCCGCCTGGACAAAGAAAACTTCAAGATCCTTAAATACGGCAAAACTGACTTCGACAAGCTGAACCACGAGTTTGTATATACGCCTTATGAAAAAGAGAAGCCTATGCCATCAAGGGTAATCGGGCCATCAAACCCATATTATACCCCACTTGAGAATATTGCGCCAGACTTGCGTAACGCGGTTATGACCGCCGAAGACCCATCATTCTATCGTAATAATGGCTTTGTGGAAGAGGCCCTGCGCAAATCTATAGCTACAGATTTTAAAGAAAAGAAGTTCAAGCGTGGCGGCAGCACCATCTCTATGCAACTAGTTAAAAACGCTTTCTTAAGCCGCCAAAAAACGCTCTCGCGAAAAATAGAAGAGATCCTCATTGTGTGGATGATCAATAATGCCGGACTGATGAGCAAAAACCGCATGCTGGAAGTGTATTTTAACATTATTGAGTGGGGGCGAAATGTTTACGGTATCGGCGAAGCCTCACATTATTATTTTGACAAATCGCCTTCACAGCTTAGCCTGGGCGAAAGCATTTACCTGGCCAGTATTGTTCCAAAACCGAAATCAGGATTATACGCGTTCTTATCAGACGGTTCTTTGCGCCCGGGTTTGCATGGTTATTTTAATTTGATAGGCCGTTTGATGGCGAAAAACGGAATGACCGAGCCCGATACAAGCGCTTACGGATTTTATATGGTGAGGGTTAAGCCAAGCCTGCGGCCTGCACCTTCGGTTGATACCAATCCTGCCGTTATAGATAGCTTGATGAAAGCGCCTGCCGATGACGACCAAACTGGCGTTGTACCAATGCCTGCACCTGAACCTGTGAAAACCGAAGAAAAGAAACCGGGCTTTTTCTCGCGCTTGTTTGGCGGCGGCAAACGCGACTCAACCAAAGACGTGCAGCAGGATAGTGCCAAGGCAGAGAAACAACGCCAGCGCGACTTGAAGAACGAACAAAAGCGTTTAGAAAAAGAACGCAAGAAACTACTCCATGAAAGGGGTTATTAA
- a CDS encoding ATP-binding protein, translating to MREEESIQADIEAIGRIPAINAILEVVCRVTHMGFAVVVRVTKNKWVACAVHDEINFGLEIGSELKLDTTLCHEVRQSGQPIIIADVANDKVYAKHHTPAIYGLQSYIAVPVHRKNGEFFGTLCAIDPNPANIDNSETAAMFRLYADLISFNLAADDEVLHANASLQKERSKSNELKALSANLVNVNNQLIFSNKQLQQSEARLRMLYQELEVANEEISASNEELTSSRDELQLAYENLKEVTTNLNQAIDLALIDLWAVDLTTGIIAITSRSRDLHGVRHEQEISYQESLELVSPDFRDIVDETIKKAIEEKGSFTVEYTITPKDGRKVRWLKSTGQVYTNHLGVPVKMQGLMADITEQKEDEQRKSDFIGMVSHELKTPLTSLNGYIQLLQTRTGKYADSFLDSSLDKANRQIGKMTKMINGFLNVSRFESGKIHIDHQQFDMKDLLADIEEETVPANNTHRITFHPVESTVVNGDKDKIGQVITNFISNALKYSAPATHVQVACIAVDGNVQVSVADEGMGIAQKDIDKLFDRYYRVEGHQMHTVSGFGIGLYLCAEIVERHNGKIWVESEPGKGSSFYFSLPLS from the coding sequence ATGAGAGAAGAAGAAAGTATACAAGCAGATATAGAAGCAATTGGGCGCATCCCCGCGATCAACGCCATTTTAGAGGTGGTTTGCCGCGTTACCCATATGGGTTTTGCGGTGGTGGTGCGCGTTACCAAAAACAAATGGGTGGCTTGTGCCGTGCATGATGAGATCAATTTCGGTCTGGAGATCGGCAGCGAATTAAAGCTGGATACCACGCTTTGCCACGAGGTACGTCAGTCGGGCCAGCCGATCATCATTGCCGATGTGGCCAACGATAAAGTTTATGCCAAGCATCATACGCCCGCTATCTACGGTCTGCAAAGCTATATCGCCGTACCAGTCCATAGAAAGAATGGTGAATTTTTTGGGACGCTCTGCGCCATCGACCCCAATCCTGCCAATATTGATAATTCTGAAACCGCGGCAATGTTCAGGCTGTATGCCGATCTTATCTCTTTTAACCTTGCTGCCGATGATGAGGTGTTACACGCAAATGCCTCGTTGCAGAAGGAACGCTCTAAAAGCAACGAACTGAAAGCGTTAAGCGCCAATCTGGTTAACGTAAACAATCAGCTGATTTTCTCAAACAAGCAGTTGCAGCAAAGCGAAGCGCGGTTGCGGATGCTCTACCAGGAATTAGAAGTTGCCAATGAAGAGATTTCTGCAAGTAACGAGGAGCTGACCTCTTCCCGTGACGAGTTGCAGTTGGCGTACGAAAACTTGAAAGAGGTTACCACCAACCTTAACCAGGCGATAGACCTGGCATTGATCGATCTGTGGGCCGTGGATCTTACCACGGGTATTATTGCTATTACCAGCCGCTCGCGCGACTTGCATGGTGTAAGGCACGAGCAGGAGATCAGTTACCAGGAATCTTTGGAATTGGTGTCTCCCGATTTCAGGGATATTGTAGACGAAACCATTAAAAAAGCCATCGAAGAGAAAGGCAGCTTTACGGTTGAATATACCATTACGCCGAAAGATGGCCGCAAGGTACGCTGGTTAAAATCAACCGGGCAGGTTTATACAAATCACCTCGGGGTTCCGGTAAAGATGCAGGGTTTAATGGCCGACATTACCGAACAGAAGGAAGATGAGCAGCGTAAAAGCGATTTTATTGGCATGGTAAGCCATGAGTTAAAGACGCCGCTAACCTCTCTTAACGGATACATTCAATTACTGCAAACCCGCACAGGCAAATATGCCGACTCTTTTCTGGACTCATCGTTGGATAAGGCTAATCGTCAGATAGGCAAGATGACGAAGATGATCAACGGGTTCCTAAACGTGTCGCGGTTCGAGTCGGGAAAGATCCATATCGATCATCAGCAGTTTGATATGAAAGATCTGCTTGCAGACATCGAAGAAGAAACCGTGCCGGCAAATAATACCCATCGGATTACTTTTCATCCCGTTGAAAGCACCGTTGTAAATGGCGATAAAGACAAAATTGGTCAGGTGATCACTAACTTTATCAGCAACGCCTTAAAATATTCCGCACCCGCTACGCACGTTCAGGTAGCTTGTATTGCTGTCGACGGCAATGTTCAGGTTAGCGTGGCCGACGAGGGCATGGGTATTGCGCAAAAGGATATCGACAAATTATTTGACCGGTACTACCGAGTAGAGGGGCACCAGATGCACACCGTATCTGGTTTTGGTATCGGTTTGTACTTGTGCGCGGAAATCGTAGAGCGCCACAACGGTAAAATTTGGGTAGAGAGTGAACCAGGTAAAGGCTCCTCCTTTTACTTCAGCTTGCCGCTTAGTTAA
- a CDS encoding YdeI/OmpD-associated family protein, with protein sequence MANPKVNFYFDKEKKWQQEIETLRTLALDSGLVEELKWGCPCYTLDGANIVLIHTFKEYCAYLFFKGSLMPDPGNILIQQTENVQSARQIRFTGNVQVVDMTETLKTYIAAAISVEKSGAKVELKKTAEFKMPQEFQSKLDTIPALKEAFEKLTPGRQRNYLLHFSQPKQSSTRESRIEKAMPLIMNGKGLND encoded by the coding sequence ATGGCAAATCCCAAAGTAAATTTCTATTTCGATAAGGAAAAGAAGTGGCAGCAAGAAATTGAAACGCTGCGCACCCTCGCCCTCGATAGCGGCCTCGTGGAAGAATTAAAATGGGGCTGCCCGTGCTATACTCTAGATGGGGCCAATATTGTACTTATACATACATTTAAGGAATATTGCGCTTACCTGTTTTTTAAAGGATCCTTAATGCCAGACCCTGGCAACATTCTGATACAACAAACAGAAAATGTACAGTCGGCAAGGCAAATACGGTTTACCGGCAATGTGCAGGTCGTAGATATGACCGAAACCTTAAAAACCTATATAGCAGCAGCCATTTCCGTGGAAAAGTCGGGGGCAAAAGTCGAATTAAAAAAGACGGCGGAGTTTAAGATGCCGCAAGAGTTTCAATCCAAATTAGATACCATCCCGGCATTAAAAGAGGCTTTTGAAAAACTCACTCCGGGCAGGCAACGCAATTATCTGCTCCATTTTTCTCAGCCAAAACAATCGTCCACACGCGAGTCGCGCATCGAAAAAGCCATGCCGCTGATCATGAATGGCAAGGGATTGAATGATTAG
- a CDS encoding NAD(P)H-dependent oxidoreductase — protein sequence MSLFEKLSWRYATKKFDPTKKIAADKLQQVLDTVRLSPSSMGLQHYRILMIENPEVRARLRQASYGQAQITDSSQVIVFAAETNIDANYVQAYIDEIAKTRNVTHESLEGFKQSMLGTVNKLSPEAKLTWAHEQAHIALGVLVAATADLDIDICPMGGFDKQQYDEILGLKEKGLTSSVIGAIGYRAADDPMGGFAKVRKPGGDLFIHV from the coding sequence ATGTCGCTATTTGAAAAACTGAGCTGGAGGTATGCAACTAAAAAGTTCGATCCTACCAAAAAGATTGCCGCGGATAAATTACAACAAGTGCTTGACACCGTAAGGCTGTCGCCTTCATCAATGGGCTTACAGCACTACCGCATATTGATGATAGAAAACCCAGAAGTTCGTGCCCGGTTGCGCCAGGCCAGCTATGGACAAGCGCAAATTACAGACTCATCTCAAGTGATCGTTTTCGCGGCAGAAACCAACATAGATGCAAATTATGTGCAAGCCTACATAGACGAAATTGCAAAAACACGCAATGTAACACACGAAAGCCTCGAAGGCTTTAAGCAAAGCATGCTGGGTACGGTGAACAAGCTATCGCCTGAAGCAAAACTAACCTGGGCGCATGAACAGGCGCACATTGCTTTGGGGGTATTAGTCGCCGCAACAGCCGACCTTGACATAGACATTTGCCCGATGGGAGGTTTCGACAAACAGCAGTATGACGAGATCCTGGGTTTGAAAGAAAAGGGGCTAACCTCATCTGTTATTGGCGCTATTGGATACCGTGCAGCCGACGACCCGATGGGCGGTTTCGCAAAAGTGCGCAAGCCCGGCGGCGATCTTTTTATTCATGTATAA